A region of the Chaetodon trifascialis isolate fChaTrf1 chromosome 7, fChaTrf1.hap1, whole genome shotgun sequence genome:
ATcggaaaaatgcaaaaacctctaacaaatctttaaaaaataacattaaagttGTGAGAGAAGAAAATTAATTTGGGTGATTTTTTTGGTAAATATTTTATTGCTCGtctaaaataatttaaatgagCCCTTGTAGAGaaaatgatgaggtaaaattAGGTGAAATGTTCCTTGATGTCCCTCTAGTTCAGTTTTATAATACAGAATAaagatgtaaaaatgttttgtttgcaggAAGTGAAAAGATTTTCCACAGTGACCCAGCTGTCCTGTCCTGAATCGGCAGTCAAACAGACATGATCGCTGCGATAAACAGTCTCACTTTGGGCGTAGTTTTCCCAGCCAAACGCTCACTAATTTTCTTCTGcttcctttttcattttgcatgaaTCTGTTTTCTGAGGAATACTGAAATCATGAATTCTTGTCATTCAGCAGCTAGTTCTCGACAGCACCATGACTAAGACTTAGACTTCTTTAAATTAATGACGACAACATGCACACTCAGCAACGTGAGGAACTTGATGAAAAGTCCTTACATGTTCCTTGTTTTTCCTTCAAACTGAAATCTTACTGTATGTTTCATGTGATGAAGCAGTTGAACagttaaaataaaatgcagtttgAAATGCTGCATTGGTTTGAGATTTTGTCTCAAAGACCCGCTCAAAGGCAAGCTGAAACATGATGTCTTTGGGCGTTTCAGCTGCACTAAACACACACCATACAAAAGCGTACCTGCTTTTGGTTTGTCTGGAGCGCCAGCGTAAAAAGCCTCTGAATAGACGTCCTCAGGTGGACTTTGCAGTTTAGAGTAAGGGTTTGGTTCTGCTTCCCCTAAAGCCAGAcaaaaatacagacagacacatgttGACAGAGACACGAGCATCTGCACGTTGCTTCCAAACATTACACACAAGTAAACTATATAAACTCTCTAAATTTTAGCACAATCTTTTAAACTTTTACATTGCAGTTCTACAGTTTAAGCATGTGTTTTGTATCCTTACTATCAAGCATTTCCTCAATTAAAATCATTTCTCTTACCTTCAGTTTTGCCGTTCAGCATCACTTGACTTGCTTTTACCCCTTCTTCAtatctttcctcctctgtggtgaTCTTATTCATCTCCATggctcttctcctctgtttctctaaCTTTCGGTTTGCTGGGAAGTTGTTCAGATCTAACTATTCAACTGGCAACGTTATGTAACCTTTGTCGTGCGGACACGAATGCAGCCTAGATGAAGTGCCAGTTGCGAAATAAGGTGTGAAATATTAAGTGTCCAGTTAGTATATGACTCATCTGATCGGTAAAAACAGAACACTTCCCCCTGAAGATTTCTCCTGACTTTGCCCTTCCCACAAGTCCCATGTATACTGTGTACAAACAGCTCTGGGGGAAGGTGCTTGTGTGCATACGTAATATGTCAACATTCTCTGTGAGCAGGTTTTGATTAATTAATAAGCCGAGAttggttttcttgtttgtttgtttgtttgtttgtttgcttgttagTTTTTTTAAATCGATGACACCTAGAACCACAGGTGTGGCAAatgtagacacacacgcacacgcggGCGtacagaaataacaaaaagaaTGAATCAGAAATGTATGCATTTTCACCTTTATTTTTCACAAAAGTTTATGATattaatttacaaaaaaaaatactatttgCATTAAATACAGATGACTGAGAAAGATAACGAGAGCTCACTGAACATAATTGCAACAACTTCCTTTTGCAAtgcattctttctttctttctttctttctttctttctttctttctttctttctttctttctttcttttcatccttcctctttcttctttcaccTAGAATCAACATGACTTGAACTGTACTAAAAATGCATTATGCTCAccccaaaacactgacaaaagtAAAGCAAACCTCCCAGAGCCCTGTGCCTTGTGCAAAGCCTTTCTTCCACCCTGTACTGTAGTTACAAAACTAATATAAAGAATAATAGTGGTGTGTTACAAACAGCCTTAGCTCTTAATTCTTCagacagtctctctctctttctccagtctctctctttctccagtcTTTTGTCCTCCCTCAGGCACCATACACGCTCTCATTACTGTAGGTCATGTAGAGAAACAGGTCCTCTTCATGGTGCTCCTGCAACACAACAAAGTGGAGAATGATGCATAATTCAGGGTGACAAGCGTACTAACAAAGATATACACAGACTGACATGCCCGCACTAACCACAGTGGTACTGTCTGAACATGATAAACGCAGTCAGAAATGTACCTGTCGGCCTCATTTGATTATTTGGGGCATACAAAGCTTTTAAGACAATTCATTTCCTGGAATGACTCCAAATTTATGCTGGTTTTATATCTTATTGTGctttaaaagctgttttgaGCGAGCTATAACCCACTGGATTTTATTTGATGGCTGAGCACCATCAATCTGGTCTTTTTTTTACACATATATTTAAATGATTGTGGGTTACTGGCAGGCTATTTGTGGTCAAAAAAGTGAAGCAACATTGCTGTCTAAGCAGAGCTGTCGAGCATGGTCCGACTGTGATGACATGGAATGCCGTGTCAAGGCTGAGGGGtgaaaaacatttctgtctAAGCTAAAACTATGCATTTATGTACGAAGCTGTGAAAAGGCAATTTCATAAAAAGCCTCACCTTCCTCATGGGTACAAAAGGCAAGTCCCCGTAATGTAAATTATTAACTTCTAGATTGAAGGCTTGGGTTAaggtttattttttatatcctttatttaaccaggtaaagCCTCATTAAGATTAAAATCTCTTTCCCAACAACAttatcacaaaaaataaatacaacaacatgaacagacataaaacaactgTTAAGCACAAGGACACAGGTCAATAACAATAatcagataataataataacagcaatgaGAGGGGGTAAATAAAATAGAGTAATGGTTAGAGTTAGAGTAATGGTGcgggttaggcaagtagtggttatggttggGGTTAATGTCCAGGAAATCaatgtaagtctgtgtaatgAGCCCAAAAGTGGCGGAAACGCGTATATATGTGTATCCTCatgttgtttgcagtcacattgtggggacttgccttacTTGTagagacaaaatgcaggtccccatcaTGTAAATcgttaaattttagggtgaggGTTTGTGTTAGGTTAGGGTCAGGTAAGTAGCGGTTATGGTCTGTGTGGAGTGCAGTTACCTCGTATACAGCAGAAAGAGGGGAGCTGGATGGGGGAAGCGAGTTGttgacaaagaagaagagtgcCTCCTCCGGTCTCAAAGACACGCGTTGGCGTATCAGGAAGCACAACTGGCCAACTAAAAAAACAGAAGGCAAGATTGAGAGAATGCAATGGTCAGCAAGGGTCACACCCAGGAGTTCATTTCATATGAAGAGTGAGAAAACATGTGAGAGTGGAGCACGGCCAGGTCACAGGTCAGCTTAGAGACAGAttcagagacacaaaacaggTGCATGACTAAAAGAAATCTTATCACTCTCAACCACATAAAGCTACAAGCAAATGTAGTTGAATCCTGTACAGTTTCACTCTGAAGCACACTGTCTGGCTCTCCAGTAGACCTTTTTCTTGGCAGAGATTTgaacatgtcacagcaggagaagcacaCGTGGAAATTGTAACGATGGCATGTGTCGCAGTTAGACATGACAGAGAGCCAACAATTCCAGGATCTCATCAAACTGAAGTGCCGCCACCATTACTGCAATTAAACACACCTGTGCCTCTCCTGCTATGACAGGTTTGGACTGTGCAGCAGCAAGTTAGCTGGACTTCAATGTGTCTGAAGTTTAATGTGTCTTGTCAGGGCAAAGGTGGTTTTTTGTAACTGATTAATCAGCCAGACTGATAAATCAGTAGATGTTAGTTTATTGTATGTACTTTGAtatctgtgtttgcttttagaAACAGTCTCAACATTACAtggtttgtccaccagagagcactggcaagtttattttgaaactgtaaaatgtctgaACTGAATATatgtgtaaaaaacaaaacaaaacatataaacCATAGACAgattgtttatgtgtttatgtttaaaaaaacaaaatactaaTCAGCCAATGTATCCTCATCAGATTTGTTTTAAACTTCCAAATATTGATGTCAGTACCAGCATCAAAAATGAATCTGTCATAAGCAGTGGcggctggtgaaaaaaattcttggtggggctggtgtgccaacagatttccctgcctaatctagcataagcattcaaatgaacagtcgGAAAATGACTACAGTTCCACGATAATAATTTAATCTTATAGTTTccagtttcacagaaaaagtaacaatttaAAGCTATATAAGACTTTATCTTGGATAAAATATTACGTTTTTTATctacctcttcattgtgccttcttacagcaatgcgGTGCCCATCATCTAGCTGCGTTGCTATGCTAATCTTACTGAACACAGCTAGCTTTACTcagttttccatgtgaactttggatttctcatgcttcttgatccgttcggagaggtgctttaagtcagttagtccagtctttgtccaagtcgaatcacatttgtcacttctgaaCAGGATACAGGGGAAACGGAAAAGTGCATAGGCTGCAcctatttacaatttttttaggaCGATGTTTCTTCTTATCTCATTCTTCTGTttataattgttgtttttaatttgcatgcacttgtttgaCTACTCTACCTGCtctattgatgctgctgtaaactgaaaTTTCCCCTcacgggactaataaaggactaTTGAATTGAACGGAACCTGCCAGCCACATCTTACGGTTGAACCAGCTCTGACAAAAACTCGGTTTAGGGttagtcagtctgtcagtggaaattcactgtttaatgAGTGTCAGTTGGtagaaatgttgtttaaatgatttaaattgcatgtaggcatgctctcacacacacacacacacacacacacacacacacacacacacacactattaagtaaaactgacattgataaaaaaaaaaacacaaaaaatatttttccccTCCACAGCTGGTGGGGCAGAGCCCCAGCGccccctatgggccagccgcTGCTGGTCATAAGCATCAGTAAGACTGCAGGTGATAGAACTGTTCCCGTCTGAGACAATATGGAAATCTGTGAGGTCCAACTAGCTCACGAGATTGCTGGATGTGAAAGTTATTATAAGTTTGAACATGTGTTTGCATAACTCACCTGTTAAATCTGAGGGCACTAGGTATTTCTTCTTGTCCAGTTCAGGAGCTCGAGACCTCGCAGCCCTCTCCACAATGATCTGGTTGAAAAGACCAAACAGCAAACTGTCATCAGTAACAGAGAGAGGATGTGTTCACGTGCTAAAATCTAAACAGCATAAAATTAATTTGCACTACTTCACAGTTAAAATTAATTGAAGAAATCATAGATCTATCTTTGTATTTAGAGAACTTGCTTTAGATATAAGTCAACATATAAGCGTGACTATCAAGCAGTCACTAACAGTAAATGCACCATGTTATTAAAAAATGTGCCAGAGATAAAACTGACCGGTATCTTGTCAGGATGCTTGGCCCgaactctctctccctctgctctcctcaccTCTAGTGGCACTGAGCGCTGGTACTGACTGCCcatctgaaaacaacacaaggaaacaaacaacaccAGAAAACATGAAGTCCCTCACAATGGCATTATTTACCaagcagaggcagacaaagGAGAAAGAGCACAGGCTGACTTCACCAACCAGTGCATTCAGTCAGCAAGTGACTGACCACCTCAAGAGCACATCATTGTTTACAGCAAGATGAAATGCAGCCATGGTTTCATTAGAGACTGCTgacaataatttttttttttttactcaattGACTGATTTACTCAATGAAGCACAAGTATCAGCTCTAACAGAAAATCAGTGGGCAGGACTGTTCTATAGCATGAATTGACTGATAGGAAATTTGCGTCAATGTGAGGActtgattgtttgttttttaagtatttAATTAAGAGCTGAAAGGATTACTCAATCCATTTTTcggcaaataaagaaaatattctGCAATCGCTTGATTAATTATGTCGTGTCTCAAGTGAACTGAATATCAAAACGAGACATTTTAATAAGGTTTTTAAACCAATAATCAAAGTAATCATTTGTAGCAATCCAATAGGATTTACCCCAAAACAGACATTCTAATCCGCTCATCTATGAACTGAATCTCAAGTTAATTTCCTACATAATTACATGTGATAAATATATAATCATACACTGATATCAcgatataaaatacacatcgCATGACTGAAGATCTTACTCCTCGACATACAGTCAGAAATGGGAGTGTCTGTAACTTAAACAGTCTCCGTTTCAAATATCTTTATATCAGGGACCTCCGAACAAACGCCCCTGTTGACCGCTAGCTGGGTGCGGAGTAAATAACAATATCGGTGGGTAACCTTCGAGAGTACAGCTAACGATGAAAACACTCATCCACACAATGTCCCTTAACGATCAGGAAATACCGTCGACCAAACTCGTTTTTTCGGCGTGCATATCACGAGTTTCTGAGCTCGCGATGGTTTGGGTCATCGTGAAATGAGGCCACGTCACTTTTCACAGTCCTGAGATCAGCTAACGTGAAACTATCTACCTTCTAGCATACTTACATAGAGAGCAACCAAACCACTTAATAACACGAATCGCTGTAATCAACTACCTACGTCTCCACATCTGTAATACAGCACGTGAAGCGTGTTTTTGCTATCTGTACcgaaatcagctgtttgtggtgCTAGCTAACAACAGTAGTGctaacagctgcagctaatggGTCAACAAGACGTTACTGTTCACGTACcttcaaaaaagacaaaacaaacaagtttCACTCCAAACAGGACTAATACAGAT
Encoded here:
- the LOC139333421 gene encoding gamma-aminobutyric acid receptor-associated protein-like 1, encoding MGSQYQRSVPLEVRRAEGERVRAKHPDKIPIIVERAARSRAPELDKKKYLVPSDLTVGQLCFLIRQRVSLRPEEALFFFVNNSLPPSSSPLSAVYEEHHEEDLFLYMTYSNESVYGA